In Ferrigenium kumadai, the DNA window CCGGGTGTATCGATGAATGTCATGATCGGAATGCCGAACTTCTCCGCCAGCTTCATCAGGCGCAGCGCCTTGCGATAGCCTTCCGGACGCGGCATGCCGAAGTTGCGCGCGATTTTCTCCTTGGTATCGCGCCCCTTCTGGTGACCGATCACCATCACACTCTGGCCGTTGAAGCGCGCCAGACCGCCAACGATGGCCTTGTCGTCCGCAAAGGCGCGGTCGCCGTGCAGTTCCTCGAAATCGGTGAACAGGTGCTCGATGTAATCCAGCGTATAGGGGCGCTGAGGGTGGCGCGACACCTGAGAAATCTGCCAGGGCGTGAGCTTGGCGTAGATGTCCTTGGTCAGGGACTCGCTCTTCTTCGACAAACGCCCGATCTCGTCGGCGATGTCGAGCGCGGAGTCGTCCTGAACGTAACGCAGTTGCTCGATCTTGTCTTCCAGCTCGGCGATGGGGTTTTCAAAATCCAGAAATGTGACTTTCATAATCCTTGGTTCCCTGCAAAAAAGCGGCGCGATGATACTACAAACCAAAGAACCGCTTGATGGTTGCCAGCACCTCGTTGTGCCGATGGTGTATTTCACTGTTCAGCGTTGCCTCGTCCAAGTTTTGCAGCGCGCTGTCCAGTTGCGCGCGACGCGTCACCAGCACATGCGACACCTCCTCGGCAATGGCCGGTCGCTCCCGCAGGATTTCCTCGAAGGCGTCCTTGTCGAGCCGGTAGCATTCCACGTCGGTCCGGGCAATGACAGTAGCGACGCGCGGAGAACCAGTCATCAGGCTCATCTCGCCGAAGAAATCGCCCTTGGACAGTACGTTCAGCACGCGCTTCTCGCCATTCGCCCCCTCGAGATAGACCTCGGCCTCGCCGTTGATGATGATGAATAGCCAGTGCTGTGCCGGCGTGCCCTGTCTGGCGATGACGTTGCCCCTGGCGAACGGCGCATACTTGAGGCGCTCTGCCAGCTTGCGCAACTCGTCGTCGGTCATCTGCGAGAACAGTTCGACACGCTT includes these proteins:
- a CDS encoding acetyl-CoA carboxylase carboxyltransferase subunit alpha, which translates into the protein MKVTFLDFENPIAELEDKIEQLRYVQDDSALDIADEIGRLSKKSESLTKDIYAKLTPWQISQVSRHPQRPYTLDYIEHLFTDFEELHGDRAFADDKAIVGGLARFNGQSVMVIGHQKGRDTKEKIARNFGMPRPEGYRKALRLMKLAEKFGIPIMTFIDTPGAYPGVGAEERGQSEAIGRNLYEMAELRVPIICTVIGEGGSGGALAIAVGDALLMLQYSTYSVISPEGCASILWKSAEKAPDAAETLGITATRLKTLGLIDKIVSEPLGGAHRDYAGTMQSVKKALQDALKQAQNKPVASLMQDRFNRLMSYGKFKEVEVG